The region gagaaaaatttgcaatgtcaccGTTTGGATTTACTGTTAAAATAcctctatttaaattttttttttttttacataacaaaacaaaaaacaaaattgctaCCAGCCCTGAAATGTCCAACAAAGCCGTGGTTCCATGTGTAGAGGGATTTGAATAGAATATTTTTCACGTCTAACACCGAAGACTCTCAATCTTCAAAGTTCCATGTGTTCCACTCTCTCCAagtacaccacattaaacacaaatgaACCAACCTCCAAACTTCCAAAACATTATGATTTCTCATTTGTCCCCTCCAACTCACCAACTCTCTAACCCTTCTAGGCATAAACCAAGCACCAAactccataattctcttgcTATTTCATAATGAGTGTGATCAATTGATTCCCTATAATGACTGTAACAATCTAAGGAAAACAAtagtcacatctgcgctatcacttcAAAAGGATAAGTCAATTTGAAAATTCTCTAAAATCCCTTCTAAAATATATTCTCATCTAGTTGGGAACTGATGTGGAACTTAGCATTCATGAGTGTTTTTataaccactcactctatgtaagCTACTCATCTTACCAATGTGGGATTGGGGTGCTACAATCTTCCTCCTCAAATTCATGGCGTCCTTGGCATGGCCACGTCATGCAGTACTCCAATACCACATGACATTACTAGGTTGCTCTGATTCCAATTGTAACAACCCAGGGAAagcactagccacatctgcactatcactccaaaatggctagtcaatttgaaactcccttgtaatcacttataaagcgtATTCTCACTTAGTAAGGAATCAATGAGGGACTTAACACCTATGAATGCCTTTATAATCTACACACTTTGTGGGCTATTCATCTCCCAATGTGGTGGGGCTAAGGTGTTACAATTTGTAACAACCAAAAAACGCGTTAGCCAGATCTGCGCTCTCTCTCCAAAataactagtcaatttagatCCCTCCTAAAATTACTAATAAAGCCCTATCTCATCTAATAAGGAACTAATATGAGACTTCGCActtattaatgtttttataaTCTACCCACTCTATGTAAGctattcatcttcccaatgtgggatTAGAGTGTTACAATGATGTTCATATtcctcaaattatccaaaatcatttttcccaAGGCCGCCGCCTACACAAAGAACGACactctccaaatactcttccaagaaaaaTGAGAACTTACTGGAATGGGTAACTCATTATGGtaggacttcacttcaaactttCTCCTTTTGGAAGGGATCCCACAAATTCTATCATCACCTTATTGCCTTACTATGTGAGaatacaactaaaaaaaaagagaccacTTCCATCTCCTAATCATGCACCGGTCGGGTAAAGAATATATTCCATTGGATATTTCCATTTTGGAACTACATAAGATCCGCCACCCACGCATCCTTACTACATGCAATACTAAATAAGTCCAGATAAGAAATCTTTAAGGGCTATTCCCCACGctataaatcatgccaaaacctCACCTTGATCCCATCTCTCACCTCATATCTAAGAAATTTAGAGAAAGCTTCCCACCCCCCTCCTTGTATAATTTCAAGTCTCACTCTGAAGGGCCCGCAACTTCtttagaacaccaacctcccctcaaactatcatacTTAGTTTCCATCACcaatctccacaaagcctccctCTCTGTAGCATACCGTCATTAACCACTTTTCCAAAAGAGCTCGATTAAACTGAATCTGATTTTTTACCCCCAAACTCCTAATTTATTGGAATACAAATTTTTTACCAATTCACTAAATAGAACTAAAACTCATCCCCAAATTAACTCTATAAAAAATCCCTACTAAGTTTTTCAAGCCTATTAGCCACACTTACATAAGTGACGATAAGGATAAATACTATTCATCAATACTTTAACGGCTCTGATCCATAATCAATGCTACATTTAACAACTTCTTAAAGAAAATTTACTGCCAGTATAAAACCTTTTTCACCAGACATGCATTTACAGCTTTCACAATCTAAGCAAATCCATTGTAATTTGCACTTCCCAAAATTTATAAACTAGTATCATTTCGTTTCAAAATATTTCAACATGCTCACATCACGTTTGGCTTCTAGGAAAATTGTGAAGACCTAGAGAAAATATGTTCAGTTTATGTGGTACTCACGGTATTGTGAACACAATGTTCAAGAGAAACAACTTAATTCTGGAACTTCGTAGAATAACCAGAAGAGCAAAGTACGGCCTACTTTTAGCTAGCAATTGTATACATATCAGTAATAAACAGTTTAAGGACTGTTACCGCATCATTCAGAAGTAAAATATATGGTCTTTAATTTACCAGATGACATCCATAACCTTAAAATGACCCATTGAAGAGTTAACTCTGGAACACACTAGAAAAGAAATATTACTAATATTACAAATGCAGGTGGCAAATAGAGTTTCCTAACTTACAGCAGTAAAGAAACAATATATAGTATTCACATCATCTAGATCATTTGTtctattattcataaaatgagATTTCGAGTCATGTTGAAAAGGATAACACCAAGCATGTACTAGCTAGTAAAAGACAAGGCatattcctttgtttttgtgggctagctgggttgttcatatgtatacttcctgtgtatttagggtgctttacactttttttaataaaatcttcttacttatcaaaaaaaaaaaaagacaaggcATATGCCCTTTGGCAAACTTACAATACTCACTAAAAGTAAGACAGAGCAGTACAAATACTGtccaaataattttctttttattttcctttgcGAATCAGACTGAGTGAACAACATCATGTAGGAGGAGAtttcaactaaaaatatttCGAAAGGTATCAAAGGGAGGTTATCTAGCGTGGTTAAAGGTTCACATGCATAAGTGTGCATAGACATATGAGAACAAATCTGTCCCAGATATAAGTTCTTCACAGTGTATTACAATCTCATCATCCCAACCAGATATACAAGTCAAACACAGTCTTAGGTTAAGACTTCCATGGACATCAAAGATACAATTCAATTGCTCCTTATGTCTTCAAGTGATAATGAGAAGGCATGCTTTCtacaagaaaaaatttcaagtgaGATTGGAGTGCTTTCTATGAAGAGTAATGGGTCTGCAAAGATTAACATCCCATTTCTTTTTGAGTTTATAAGTTCAAGTATACTCACAGAACAGCACCATTCGAATTCCCACAATCTCTGGTCTTCAAGATCCTCAACTGTAGTAATAGCAAGTTTGAATAACATAAATTAAGCATCATACATCAGATTGATTCTGCAAACTATAAAAAGTCAAAGAAACTAACAAGAAGCATAACATACTATGTTTTATGCTAATGAACAAATGGATATGCTCATCAACAGTACCACCTGAATGAAGAGATCAACTGGACTCAGCCTCGCTCAATACAAATGCTTGAATAAGACTCTGCGCAGCATGGCTTTGTTCAGGTGTTCCAGATATTATAATCACAGTTTCCACTGCCCCAGGCTTTGGCTCCGTAATTGCAACTTTTGCATCAGAGATCTGAAAAAAGTGTATATTGGAGTTGCTAaaacttttttgataagtaattattGATTGAAAACAGTTATTGTTAAAGGAGCATTTTGAtacaagcaaaaaaataaaaaatttgcaacCTCTGTGGTAAACTGAGTTTCTTACAAGTTATGAGTGTGCAAGTTGTTAACAGGGAAGCTAATTAATCACTGTTAACGGGTTGGTCCAATTACACATGCACCCAAAATTAATATGATATGCTAAATGCAACGCGTTTGTCCCATTCATGTTAATGGAGATTCTAATAACCAAGAAGCGTAAAGTTTAAGCATGTAAATCTAATCTACAAATGAATTGTGAGATGAAACAATGTACCTGACGAATTTGTTTCAAACATTCACCATCTTCTCCATAGATTATGGGAACAATAGAACTAGGAACGACAACTTCAAGAGTGGTGCTTGTTATAATAGTTGATTGGCTTCCTCTAGTAAACCgtgacagaaaaaaaataaaaaaaataaaaactcaaaatctAGGagagcaattaaaaaaaaaatcttaaaaaaaaaaaatgtgcagtATACATACCCAAATCTTCTTTGGGGGCCTCCAGCAAAGTCTGGCAAGCCTATAGGGCCACCACCTTCAATTAGTCCCTACAAGGCAGTTTAGGAAATATAGAGTGAATCATCAACTtatatactctctctctctctctctctctctttgttgctTGGTACACATAAGTGCTACAATTCTTCAGTAGCTATTGATATTTTTACTAAAGAAGAATCTACTTCTCTTATGTCAAATTCTAGTGCGGTTTCCAACATTTTATCATGGCATACAAAATAGGGGGTAAGAGCTTATGCTGCTAATCGATAAGGCAACAGCACTAGAAACACATCATGTAAGTTCAAATTGGCTACCCCAAACAACTTGTACACAATCATAGAAAAAGCCATTGTAGTACTTCAGTACCTGAGGACCCCACGGCTTTCTTTCAGATAAAAAAGGGGGGGCACCAAGTCTATGAATATTGTGCATGAAGGGGGAACGATCATCATGGGGAAGAAAACCACCATGTGGAGGCGGGCCACCAGCAGCATCAAACTTGTGAAATGATGGGCCTAGATTAGAATACATTCCTGGAGGTGAGAGTTCCCTCCTTCCCATATATGAAGGGAAGGGAGATACTTGATCCAGAAATGCAGGATTTGAAGAATAATTAATAGAAGGAAACGCATCACGGAAAAAATGATGCCGCAACCTCGTTGTTATTTGCAAGAGAGCCTCTTGAACTGCATCAAATTCTCCATTTATCTGTCAAAAGTAAAAACAGCATCAGCAACAAGCATAGTAGGCACAAAATAATCAGAAAAAGACAAGTTCTTAGAAATGACAAAGGAATGCCCATTGGCAAGTAAAGATGCCATGTCAACTGATACCTTTATTGTGAACaattgatcatatgtcaatgagaaacaaattatgaGCAATTTCATAGGAATGATGTACCATTAAAAAAACCATTTGATACGTTTTCAAGGGTCCAACCTTATCAAGCTCAATGGACTACATACAAACACACCTGAACGacttcttcatcttctacaGCACACTTTGGAATCTGATCCTTCCCCAATATGCGAATATGTGCCCTAGATAACTTCCTCATTTCAGCTATGATGGAACCACCCTTGCCAAGGAGACAGCCAATTTGATTGGAGGAAACAAGAAGCCTTGCTAATATGCTCTGCTCCTTATTATCTGGTACAGCTCTGACTATCCTTGTCTGCACACGAAGAACTGCATCTTGCACAGCTGATATCCTATCATCAGGGTGCTGCAACAGTTGATTTTGTCAgcactaataaaaaattactccatgAAGCAATAACAGAAATTATTCAGCAagagaagacaaaaaaatacaTCACATTTTATGATATCAAGCAAGCTTAACCATACCGCTGCACCAGATATGACGATAATGCGATCCTGTGAATCAGGCACACCTTCCATAACTTTGATCTCACAACCTGTCTCCTGCTTAAGAgtctttattattgttcctcCCTTTCCAATCACACCACCTACCCTTTCATCATGGCACAGTAATCGAAAGGTTAATACTTCCTGTGTAGGCTTCATTCGACCAGGGATACCAGTTTCATGATATTTAGCAATCAGAGGAACAGCAGAATTATAATCAGCAACATCACGAGGTCCAGAAGAATAGGGTGCTCCTGGAGCAGTAAAAGAACGGTTGGGCAGTGGATAAACATCTGGCCTAGGATGAAAGTGACCAAATGAATGAGATGGTGGCCCTGAAGAGTTGGTAGAGGAGGGATCATGATCCCGAGGTGGATTCTCCAAAAGC is a window of Alnus glutinosa chromosome 4, dhAlnGlut1.1, whole genome shotgun sequence DNA encoding:
- the LOC133865836 gene encoding RNA-binding KH domain-containing protein RCF3-like, with the protein product MSVALTPSKRPHDRNLTEPNGKGKWQKTQNQPVKSSPGSVVFRLLCPAFKTGGVIGKGGSIISEIRQQTGAKVKVEETVPGCDERVVVVAGSDKEAEVTADLSQKDGGEEAKMDEKHDSEIEQSENNEDKESGPVADPKLDKGISSVQKALLLVFERIIEGDMETGGGEEDSNKPSIILRLLVLSSQVGCLLGKGGSVIKQTSAESGAQIRILPRDKLPQCASVADELVQITGEVDAVRKALQSVSQQLLENPPRDHDPSSTNSSGPPSHSFGHFHPRPDVYPLPNRSFTAPGAPYSSGPRDVADYNSAVPLIAKYHETGIPGRMKPTQEVLTFRLLCHDERVGGVIGKGGTIIKTLKQETGCEIKVMEGVPDSQDRIIVISGAAHPDDRISAVQDAVLRVQTRIVRAVPDNKEQSILARLLVSSNQIGCLLGKGGSIIAEMRKLSRAHIRILGKDQIPKCAVEDEEVVQINGEFDAVQEALLQITTRLRHHFFRDAFPSINYSSNPAFLDQVSPFPSYMGRRELSPPGMYSNLGPSFHKFDAAGGPPPHGGFLPHDDRSPFMHNIHRLGAPPFLSERKPWGPQGLIEGGGPIGLPDFAGGPQRRFGGSQSTIITSTTLEVVVPSSIVPIIYGEDGECLKQIRQISDAKVAITEPKPGAVETVIIISGTPEQSHAAQSLIQAFVLSEAESS